The following coding sequences are from one Musa acuminata AAA Group cultivar baxijiao chromosome BXJ1-6, Cavendish_Baxijiao_AAA, whole genome shotgun sequence window:
- the LOC103988014 gene encoding casein kinase II subunit alpha-2 — protein sequence MSKARVYTDVNVLRPKDYWDYESLTVQWGNQDDYEVVRKVGRGKYSEVFEGINVTNNERCIIKILKPVKKKKIKREIKILQNICGGPNIVKLFDIVRDQHSKTPSLIFEYVNSTDFKVLYPTLTDYDIRYYIYELLKALDYCHSQGIMHRDVKPHNVMIDHELRKLRLIDWGLAEFYHPGKEYNVRVASRYFKGPELLVDLQDYDYSLDMWSLGCMFAGMIFRKEPFFYGHDNHDQLVKIAKVLGTDELNAYLNKYRLELDPQLDALVGRHSRKPWSKFINADNQHLVSPEAIDFLDKLLQYDHQDRLTAREAMAHPYFHQVRAAENSRMRTQ from the exons GAATCAGGATGATTATGAGGTTGTGAGGAAAGTTGGAAGAGGGAAGTACAGTGAGGTCTTTGAAGGCATTAATGTAACCAATAATGAGCGATGCATCATCAAGATCCTAAAGCCTGTGAAGAAAAAGAAG ATTAAGAGGGAGATAAAAATACTTCAGAACATTTGTGGTGGCCCAAATATTGTGAAGCTTTTTGATATTGTCAGAGATCAGCATTCAAAAACTCCTAGCTTGATATTTGAATATGTTAACAGTACAGACTTCAAAGTCTTGTACCCTACATTGACGGATTATGACATACGATACTATATTTATGAGCTTCTCAAG GCACTAGATTACTGCCATTCTCAAGGAATCATGCATAGAGATGTCAAGCCCCATAATGTCATGATAGATCATGAACTACGGAAACTCAGGCTAATAGACTGGGGACTTGCTGAGTTTTATCATCCTGGCAAAGAGTACAATGTTCGTGTAGCATCAAG ATACTTCAAGGGTCCTGAGCTCCTGGTTGACTTGCAAGATTATGACTATTCACTGGACATGTGGAGTCTTGGTTGCATGTTTGCTGGAATG ATATTTCGCAAGGAACCTTTCTTCTATGGTCATGACAATCATGATCAGCTTGTTAAAATTGCTAAG GTACTTGGTACTGATGAACTCAATGCATATCTTAACAAGTACCGTCTAGAGCTTGATCCACAGCTTGATGCTCTTGTTGGAAG GCATAGCAGGAAACCATGGTCTAAATTTATCAATGCAGACAATCAGCATCTTGTTTCTCCAGAG GCAATAGATTTTCTTGATAAACTCCTTCAATATGATCACCAGGATAGGCTCACAGCGCGAGAAGCAATG GCGCATCCATATTTCCATCAAGTGAGGGCTGCAGAGAATAGCAGGATGAGGACCCAATAA